The Blastococcus sp. HT6-4 genome window below encodes:
- a CDS encoding ubiquitin-like domain-containing protein: protein MRRSLQLSLFTLVLLGLVGGTLAFFVAQKSLTLTVDGQTRDIGTYAGTVGEVLEDEGLTLAAHDVVLPSADQAVSDGDTVVLNRARPLELTVDGVSREVHVTALSVEEALDQLGFRADGLVLSASRSDRLPLAGMQLTITTPKEIVLVADGDERVVTTTAATAGDLLAEQGIALGATDRTSLRLTQGLLNRMRLQVYRVQVSEVTETTPVAHGRVETKDAEAFTGDETVTRPGVDGEKTTTYRVTVEDGRELGREELSTAVTREPVDELVTVGTKARPANSPTADGLNWAALAACESGGRPTAVSGTGKYRGMYQFSQATWNSVGGVGDPAAASADEQTYRAQLLYQRSGAGQWPHCGPRLLG from the coding sequence GTGCGTCGCTCCCTGCAGCTCAGCCTCTTCACCCTCGTCCTCCTCGGACTCGTGGGTGGGACGCTGGCGTTCTTCGTCGCCCAGAAGTCCCTCACCCTCACCGTTGACGGGCAGACCCGCGACATCGGCACCTACGCCGGCACCGTGGGCGAGGTGCTGGAGGACGAGGGGCTGACCCTCGCCGCCCACGACGTCGTCCTGCCGTCGGCCGACCAGGCGGTGTCCGACGGCGACACCGTCGTCCTGAACCGGGCACGTCCCCTGGAGCTCACCGTCGACGGCGTCTCCCGGGAGGTGCACGTGACCGCCCTGTCGGTCGAGGAGGCGCTGGACCAGTTGGGCTTCCGCGCCGACGGTCTGGTGCTCTCCGCGAGCCGGAGCGACCGCCTGCCGCTGGCGGGCATGCAGCTCACCATCACCACGCCCAAGGAGATCGTGCTCGTCGCCGACGGGGACGAGCGCGTGGTCACCACCACCGCCGCCACGGCCGGCGACCTGCTGGCCGAGCAGGGCATCGCACTCGGCGCCACCGACCGGACGAGCCTGCGACTGACCCAGGGCCTGCTGAACCGGATGCGGCTGCAGGTGTACCGGGTGCAGGTCTCGGAGGTCACCGAGACCACCCCCGTCGCGCACGGGCGGGTCGAGACGAAGGACGCCGAGGCGTTCACGGGTGACGAGACCGTGACGCGGCCCGGTGTCGACGGCGAGAAGACCACGACCTACCGGGTGACCGTCGAGGACGGCCGCGAGCTCGGCCGCGAGGAGCTGTCCACCGCCGTCACCCGGGAGCCGGTCGACGAGCTGGTGACGGTCGGCACCAAGGCGCGCCCGGCCAACAGTCCGACCGCCGACGGCCTGAACTGGGCGGCACTGGCCGCGTGCGAGTCCGGCGGACGCCCGACCGCGGTCAGCGGCACCGGCAAGTACCGGGGCATGTACCAGTTCTCCCAGGCCACCTGGAACTCCGTCGGCGGCGTCGGCGACCCCGCCGCCGCCTCCGCGGACGAGCAGACCTACCGGGCGCAGCTGCTCTACCAGCGCTCCGGCGCCGGCCAGTGGCCGCACTGCGGCCCCCGCCTGCTCGGTTGA
- a CDS encoding TetR/AcrR family transcriptional regulator, which yields MTGTERRRQLLDVGRELFAQKGFDATSVEEIAAHAEVSKPVVYGHFGGKEGLYADVVEREMNRLLDRFSAALSSPGHPRELLERAALVILDYIEEDTEGFRVLVRDAPGTSGNGTFGSLIGEVARTVEHVLAREFAVRGYRPGLAELYSQALVGMVALSGQWWLDNRSLGKHEVAAHLVNLAYNGLAHLDPEPGTVGDGSPAGS from the coding sequence ATGACCGGCACCGAGCGTCGTCGGCAACTGCTCGACGTCGGCCGGGAGCTGTTCGCGCAGAAGGGGTTCGACGCCACCTCCGTCGAGGAGATCGCGGCCCACGCCGAGGTGAGCAAGCCGGTGGTCTACGGGCACTTCGGCGGCAAGGAGGGGCTCTACGCCGACGTCGTCGAGCGGGAGATGAACCGCCTGCTCGACCGGTTCTCGGCGGCGCTGTCGTCCCCGGGCCACCCGCGGGAGCTGCTGGAGCGGGCCGCGCTGGTCATCCTCGACTACATCGAGGAGGACACCGAGGGGTTCCGCGTGCTCGTCCGCGACGCACCCGGGACCAGCGGCAACGGCACGTTCGGATCGCTGATCGGTGAGGTGGCGCGCACCGTCGAGCACGTCCTGGCGCGGGAGTTCGCCGTCCGTGGCTACCGTCCGGGGCTGGCCGAGCTCTACAGCCAGGCGCTGGTCGGCATGGTGGCGCTGTCCGGCCAGTGGTGGCTGGACAACCGTTCGCTCGGCAAGCACGAGGTGGCCGCCCACCTGGTCAACCTGGCCTACAACGGCCTGGCCCACCTCGATCCGGAACCCGGCACCGTCGGCGACGGATCTCCCGCGGGCAGCTGA
- a CDS encoding 4-(cytidine 5'-diphospho)-2-C-methyl-D-erythritol kinase, whose amino-acid sequence MTGRDAVVVRAPAKINVHLGVGPLRADGFHELRTVYLAVSLFDSVTVRPADGLSLTVSGEGAGVADGPGQVPGDRTNLVWRAAELLAEHAGVRPDAAMSVAKSIPVAAGLAGGSADAAAALVALDALWDTRAGRDELLRLAAQLGSDVPFGLVGGIALGVGRGEEVSPVLAGGRWHWVLGIAGDGLSTPAVYGELDRLRAAGRAPEVTEPTPADPVLAALRAGSPADVGAALVNDLQPAALSLRPDLRRALRAAADAGAVAALVSGSGPTVAALAADEQGAVRLAAELAGAGVFRTVRAVTGPVPGARLVP is encoded by the coding sequence GTGACCGGCCGCGACGCCGTCGTCGTCCGTGCGCCGGCGAAGATCAACGTGCACCTGGGCGTGGGTCCGCTGCGCGCCGACGGCTTCCACGAACTGCGCACCGTCTACCTGGCGGTGTCGCTGTTCGACTCGGTGACCGTCCGGCCGGCCGACGGGCTGTCCCTGACCGTGTCCGGTGAGGGCGCCGGTGTGGCCGACGGCCCCGGGCAGGTCCCGGGCGACCGCACCAACCTGGTCTGGCGGGCCGCGGAGCTGCTCGCCGAGCACGCCGGCGTCCGTCCCGACGCGGCGATGTCGGTCGCGAAGAGCATCCCGGTGGCCGCGGGCCTCGCCGGCGGAAGTGCGGACGCCGCCGCTGCACTGGTGGCCCTCGACGCCCTCTGGGACACCCGGGCCGGCCGCGACGAGCTGCTCCGGCTGGCCGCGCAGCTGGGCAGCGACGTCCCGTTCGGCCTCGTCGGCGGGATCGCGCTGGGCGTCGGGCGCGGGGAGGAGGTGTCCCCGGTGCTGGCCGGCGGCCGGTGGCACTGGGTCCTCGGCATCGCCGGCGACGGGCTCTCGACGCCGGCCGTCTACGGCGAGCTGGACCGGCTCCGGGCGGCCGGCCGGGCGCCGGAGGTGACCGAGCCGACGCCGGCCGACCCGGTGCTCGCGGCGCTGCGGGCGGGATCCCCCGCGGACGTCGGGGCGGCCCTCGTCAACGACCTGCAGCCGGCGGCCCTGAGCCTGCGGCCGGACCTGCGGCGTGCGCTCCGGGCCGCCGCGGACGCCGGCGCGGTCGCGGCCCTCGTCAGCGGATCGGGACCCACGGTGGCGGCGCTCGCGGCCGACGAGCAGGGGGCCGTCCGGCTCGCCGCCGAGCTGGCCGGGGCAGGGGTCTTCCGCACCGTCCGCGCGGTCACCGGTCCGGTGCCCGGCGCCCGTCTCGTCCCCTGA
- a CDS encoding acyl-CoA desaturase produces MSAPARTRPTAPPRAAEPHVGLPANAIGRHKSVLEIVTLYAFVVVPFLAIAAIVPAVWGWGLSWLDVGLAVGFYFFTLLGVTVGFHRYFTHGSFKARRPLRLLLAVAGSMAVQGPVVQWVADHRRHHAFSDRDGDPHSPWRYGSDARALLKGMFHAHLGWLFERRKTSQERYAPDLMKDSALVTTDRMFVVWAAVSLFLPAVIGGVVTGSWAGAWTAFFWAGLVRIGLLHHVTWSINSVCHVVGDRPFVSPGRDRATNFWPLAILSAGESWHNLHHADPTCARHGVLRGQIDISARVIWVFEKLGWASNVKWPDPVRLAAKRRAPAAAGS; encoded by the coding sequence TTGTCCGCTCCTGCCCGTACCCGGCCCACGGCTCCACCCCGCGCCGCAGAACCGCACGTCGGCCTGCCCGCCAACGCGATCGGCCGGCACAAGAGCGTGCTCGAGATCGTCACGCTCTACGCCTTCGTGGTCGTGCCGTTCCTCGCCATCGCGGCGATCGTCCCGGCCGTGTGGGGCTGGGGCCTGTCCTGGCTCGACGTCGGGCTGGCCGTCGGCTTCTACTTCTTCACGCTCCTCGGCGTGACGGTGGGATTCCACCGGTACTTCACGCACGGCTCGTTCAAGGCCAGGCGGCCCCTGCGGCTGCTGCTGGCCGTCGCCGGCTCCATGGCGGTGCAGGGCCCGGTCGTGCAGTGGGTCGCCGACCACCGCCGGCACCACGCCTTCTCCGACCGCGACGGCGACCCGCACTCGCCGTGGCGCTACGGCAGCGACGCCCGCGCGCTGCTCAAGGGCATGTTCCACGCCCACCTCGGCTGGCTGTTCGAGCGGCGGAAGACGAGCCAGGAGCGCTACGCGCCCGACCTGATGAAGGACTCGGCCCTGGTCACCACCGACCGGATGTTCGTGGTGTGGGCGGCGGTCAGCCTCTTCCTCCCGGCCGTCATCGGCGGCGTGGTCACCGGCTCCTGGGCCGGCGCCTGGACGGCGTTCTTCTGGGCCGGCCTGGTGCGCATCGGCCTGCTGCACCACGTCACCTGGTCGATCAACTCGGTCTGCCACGTGGTCGGCGACCGGCCGTTCGTCTCCCCTGGCCGCGACCGGGCGACCAACTTCTGGCCGCTGGCGATCCTGAGCGCCGGCGAGTCCTGGCACAACCTGCACCACGCCGACCCCACCTGCGCCCGGCACGGTGTGCTGCGCGGGCAGATCGACATCAGCGCCCGGGTGATCTGGGTCTTCGAGAAGCTGGGCTGGGCGTCGAACGTCAAGTGGCCCGACCCGGTGCGGCTCGCGGCCAAGCGGCGCGCGCCCGCGGCGGCCGGCAGCTGA
- a CDS encoding TatD family hydrolase, producing the protein MSRSASSRANRRGEPPPSPEPLPAPALDSHTHLDIAVGGEDRLPDDAEVDAEIAAAEAVGVPRLVQVGVDVPSSRWSAELAARHPNVLAAVAVHPNEAGAGGADDDALAEIDRLAALPRVRAVGETGLDRYRTGPEGWAAQEASFRAHIRIAKEHGIALVIHDRDAHEEILRVVDDEGAPEHVVMHCFSGDAVFAKACAERGYVLSFAGTLTFANAGYLREAAALTPVDQLLVETDSPFLTPVPFRGRPNASRLVPHTVRALAEVTGSDLAQLCDTLTATAERVFGSWGTR; encoded by the coding sequence ATGAGTCGCTCGGCCTCGTCCCGCGCGAACCGGCGGGGCGAGCCGCCGCCGTCGCCGGAGCCGCTGCCGGCGCCCGCGCTGGACAGCCACACCCACCTGGACATCGCCGTCGGCGGCGAGGACCGGCTGCCCGACGACGCCGAGGTGGACGCCGAGATCGCGGCGGCGGAGGCGGTCGGCGTCCCGCGGCTGGTCCAGGTGGGCGTCGACGTCCCGTCGTCTCGCTGGTCGGCGGAGCTGGCGGCCCGGCACCCGAACGTGCTCGCCGCCGTCGCCGTGCACCCGAACGAGGCCGGGGCCGGGGGAGCCGACGACGACGCCCTCGCGGAGATCGACCGGCTGGCCGCGCTCCCGCGGGTGCGGGCGGTGGGGGAGACCGGGCTGGACCGGTACCGCACCGGCCCGGAGGGCTGGGCGGCCCAGGAGGCGTCGTTCCGGGCGCACATCCGGATCGCCAAGGAGCACGGCATCGCGCTGGTCATCCACGACCGGGACGCGCACGAGGAGATCCTCCGGGTCGTCGACGACGAGGGCGCTCCCGAGCACGTGGTCATGCACTGCTTCTCCGGCGACGCCGTCTTCGCCAAGGCCTGCGCCGAGCGCGGCTACGTCCTGTCCTTCGCCGGGACCCTGACCTTCGCCAACGCCGGCTACCTGCGGGAGGCCGCGGCGCTCACGCCGGTGGACCAGTTGCTGGTGGAGACCGACTCGCCCTTCCTCACGCCGGTGCCCTTCCGGGGCCGGCCGAACGCCTCGCGCCTGGTGCCGCACACGGTCCGCGCGCTGGCGGAGGTCACCGGCAGCGACCTGGCGCAGCTCTGCGACACCCTCACCGCCACCGCCGAACGCGTCTTCGGCAGCTGGGGCACCCGCTAG
- the rsmA gene encoding 16S rRNA (adenine(1518)-N(6)/adenine(1519)-N(6))-dimethyltransferase RsmA, translated as MRTAEVRDDDVVLEVGPGLGSLTLGLLPAAARVTAVEIDPRLARLLPATVAARRPDLADRLTVVEGDALRITELPGPPPTALVANLPYNVAVPVLLHLLELLPTLDRALILVQAEVAERLAAGPGTAAYGIPSVKAAWYGEVRRAGNVGRRVFWPEPNVDSGLVALVRRPPPPGDRRATFAVVDAAFAMRRKGLRAALARWAGSPAAAEARLRAAGIDPSARGEQLSVTDFARLAATEPVQP; from the coding sequence GTGCGCACCGCGGAGGTGCGCGACGACGACGTCGTGCTCGAGGTGGGCCCGGGCCTCGGATCGCTCACCCTCGGGCTGCTGCCGGCCGCCGCGCGGGTCACCGCGGTGGAGATCGACCCCCGGCTGGCCCGGCTGCTGCCGGCGACCGTCGCGGCCCGCCGGCCCGACCTGGCCGACCGGCTCACCGTCGTGGAGGGCGACGCGCTCCGGATCACCGAGCTGCCCGGCCCGCCCCCGACCGCGCTGGTCGCGAACCTGCCCTACAACGTCGCGGTACCGGTGCTCCTCCACCTGCTCGAGCTGCTGCCCACCCTCGACCGGGCGCTGATCCTGGTGCAGGCGGAGGTGGCCGAGCGGCTCGCCGCCGGGCCAGGGACGGCCGCCTACGGGATCCCGTCGGTCAAGGCCGCCTGGTACGGCGAGGTGCGCCGCGCGGGCAACGTCGGCCGCCGGGTGTTCTGGCCGGAACCCAACGTCGACTCCGGTCTGGTCGCCCTGGTCCGGCGGCCGCCCCCGCCCGGTGACCGGCGGGCCACCTTCGCCGTCGTCGACGCCGCCTTCGCCATGCGGCGCAAGGGCCTGCGGGCCGCGCTGGCCCGCTGGGCCGGCAGCCCGGCCGCGGCCGAGGCCCGCCTGCGGGCGGCCGGCATCGATCCCTCGGCCCGCGGCGAGCAGCTCTCGGTCACCGACTTCGCCCGGCTGGCCGCCACCGAACCGGTGCAGCCGTGA